In Gemmatimonadota bacterium, a single window of DNA contains:
- a CDS encoding HNH endonuclease, translating to MMRMLEELSPAEGHASRSAGRYRRPLRDRFDEKWTPEPNSGCWLWTGSVDRRGYGQLRVSTRDLRYATHVALRLYQGRILGKGECACHRCDNPACVNPDHLFVGSHQENMQDAIRKGRMNLDGLRLGQGVKPAEVRARGERVGGAKLTDDLVRQIRADPASAYSLAKRFGVAKRTILSVRHRRTWAHIT from the coding sequence GTGATGCGTATGCTGGAAGAGCTTTCGCCCGCGGAGGGGCACGCCAGTCGGTCTGCCGGCCGCTACCGTCGGCCCCTTCGCGATCGGTTCGATGAGAAATGGACGCCGGAGCCCAATAGCGGATGTTGGCTGTGGACCGGGTCTGTCGACCGACGCGGCTATGGCCAACTTCGCGTTTCAACGCGCGATCTGCGTTACGCCACGCACGTAGCGCTGCGCCTCTATCAAGGCCGGATACTCGGCAAGGGCGAGTGCGCGTGCCATCGCTGCGACAACCCAGCCTGCGTGAACCCGGACCATCTCTTTGTCGGGTCGCATCAAGAGAACATGCAAGACGCCATTCGCAAGGGGCGAATGAACCTTGACGGTCTACGCCTCGGGCAGGGTGTCAAACCCGCAGAAGTGAGGGCAAGAGGGGAGCGCGTCGGCGGCGCCAAACTTACCGACGACTTGGTCCGTCAAATCAGAGCAGACCCCGCTTCCGCCTACTCGCTTGCGAAGCGTTTCGGGGTGGCGAAGCGGACCATTCTATCGGTACGTCATCGTCGGACGTGGGCGCACATCACATG